The Amaranthus tricolor cultivar Red isolate AtriRed21 chromosome 6, ASM2621246v1, whole genome shotgun sequence genome has a segment encoding these proteins:
- the LOC130814951 gene encoding aquaporin NIP1-1-like, protein MGEVARATGNNHEIPINLKDGDLPQVSPINSSPSNTNNSDSCFTLPFLQKMIAEMMGTYFLIFAGCAAITVNLDEDKVVTLPGIAIVWGLAVMVMVYAVGHISGCHINPAVTIAFATSRRFPWKQVPAYVICQVVGSTLASGTLRLIFNGHQTQIVVSAPSGSDLQSFVVEFITTFYLMFVISGVATDNRAIGELAGLAIGATVLLNVLFSAPISSASMNPARSLGPAIISNHYKGVWIYLIAPTAGAIAGAMVYNLIRFTDKPLREITKTGSFLKSKGSSRGRTSWS, encoded by the exons atgGGTGAAGTTGCAAGAGCTACTGGTAATAATCATGAAATACCCATCAACTTAAAAGATGGTGATCTTCCTCAAGTTTCCCCTATAAACTCATCTCCCTCCAACACTAATAACTCTGATTCTTGCTTCACTCTTCCTTTTCTGCAGAAG ATGATAGCAGAAATGATGGGCACATACTTCTTAATATTTGCGGGATGTGCAGCAATTACGGTGAACTTAGATGAAGATAAAGTGGTAACTTTGCCTGGGATAGCAATCGTGTGGGGTTTAGCTGTTATGGTCATGGTTTACGCTGTGGGCCACATCTCGGGTTGCCATATCAACCCTGCTGTTACTATTGCTTTCGCTACTTCCCGTAGATTTCCGTGGAAACAG GTGCCAGCATATGTAATATGTCAAGTAGTGGGATCAACACTTGCAAGCGGAACACTAAGGCTCATTTTTAATGGACACcaaacacaaattgttgttaGCGCTCCATCTGGATCTGATCTTCAGTCCTTTGTCGTCGAATTTATTACCACTTTTTATCTCATGTTCGTCATTTCTGGTGTTGCCACAGATAACCGTGCG ATTGGAGAACTTGCTGGTCTTGCTATTGGAGCAACTGTATTGCTTAACGTCCTGTTTTCTGC GCCAATATCAAGTGCTTCGATGAACCCAGCAAGAAGTTTAGGGCCAGCAATAATATCAAACCATTACAAGGGGGTATGGATTTACCTGATTGCGCCGACTGCTGGAGCTATAGCCGGTGCAATGGTGTACAATCTTATAAGGTTCACCGACAAACCGTTGCGTGAGATTACTAAGACGGGATCTTTCCTCAAATCTAAAGGTTCATCAAGAGGAAGAACCAGCTGGTCATAG